The Styela clava chromosome 13, kaStyClav1.hap1.2, whole genome shotgun sequence genome has a window encoding:
- the LOC120332640 gene encoding uncharacterized protein LOC120332640 isoform X3, translating into MPTIMSRTERNSCDEEGGEKSEEVNSGELKKKKKLCFGCFWGSKDDSDSTSVHNFGDADKTGGDDISLASTNSLQFLHGKKRKTKKTIKDNKYEGLPMMTADRTYSFENLPGAVFDEKELVVSKIQGKARLRRPKTAPANRREPSIRHFPPVAFWTPVNIKQGEIYQINRKLPDLKLHMQSCIEARKVQGRRLKPLKVPHTSRYKNLGQDKARTMRPKTAPSARERKPYLPPVSFWTSFDIQRKDIGKINHDLPNLQECAKARPKSRRSKRKRKARKTTSGEEQKIEDGVKATLANLVDQVVMMEEIISDVSEVMNSMLDEITQDEDIRDILESPVDF; encoded by the exons CTTTGCTTTGGTTGCTTTTGGGGGTCAAAAGATGATTCTGATTCTACATCGGTTCATAACTTCGGGGACGCGGACAAAACTGGAGGGGATGAT attAGCCTTGCATCGACAAATTCTTTGCAATTTCTTCATGGCAAGAAGAGAAAAACAAAGAAAACCATAAAG GATAATAAATATGAGGGACTACCAATGATGACAGCAGACAGAACCTATTCATTTGAG aaTCTCCCTGGCGCCGTATTTGACGAAAAAGAATTGGTTGTGTCTAAGATCCAG GGAAAAGCGAGACTTCGAAGACCTAAGACAGCCCCAGCTAATCGAAGAGAACCTTCGATAAGACATTTTCCACCGGTTGCATTTTGGACACCAGTCAACATAAAACAGGGCGAGATTTATCAAATTAATCGTAAGCTTCCGGACTTGAAGCTGCATATGCAATCATGCATCGAGGCAAGAAAGGTCCAG GGTAGACGCTTAAAACCGCTGAAAGTGCCACATACAAGTAGATACAAGAACCTTGGG CAGGACAAGGCCAGAACAATGAGACCAAAGACTGCACCTTCTGCTCGGGAACGAAAACCGTATTTACCACCGGTGTCATTTTGGACTTCATTTGATATCCAGAGAAAGGATATAGGCAAGATAAACCATGATCTACCCAATTTGCAGGAATGTGCCAAAGCTCGCCCAAAATCACGAAGGAGCAag AGAAAACGAAAAGCCAGAAAGACAACATCGGGGGAAGAACAAAag ATTGAAGATGGTGTGAAGGCTACGCTTGCAAACTTGGTCGACCAAGTTGTGATGATGGAAGAA ATCATAAGTGACGTGTCTGAGGTCATGAATTCCATGTTGGATGAAATCACTCAAGATGAAGATATTCGTGATATATTGGAAAGTCCCGTTGATTTCTA G
- the LOC120332640 gene encoding uncharacterized protein LOC120332640 isoform X1, whose product MPTIMSRTERNSCDEEGGEKSEEVNSGELKKKKKKKEYKLCNWIRGAFLLCFGCFWGSKDDSDSTSVHNFGDADKTGGDDISLASTNSLQFLHGKKRKTKKTIKDNKYEGLPMMTADRTYSFENLPGAVFDEKELVVSKIQGKARLRRPKTAPANRREPSIRHFPPVAFWTPVNIKQGEIYQINRKLPDLKLHMQSCIEARKVQGRRLKPLKVPHTSRYKNLGQDKARTMRPKTAPSARERKPYLPPVSFWTSFDIQRKDIGKINHDLPNLQECAKARPKSRRSKRKRKARKTTSGEEQKIEDGVKATLANLVDQVVMMEEIISDVSEVMNSMLDEITQDEDIRDILESPVDF is encoded by the exons aaaaaagaaTACAAACTTTGCAATTGGATACGTGGAGCATTCTTG CTTTGCTTTGGTTGCTTTTGGGGGTCAAAAGATGATTCTGATTCTACATCGGTTCATAACTTCGGGGACGCGGACAAAACTGGAGGGGATGAT attAGCCTTGCATCGACAAATTCTTTGCAATTTCTTCATGGCAAGAAGAGAAAAACAAAGAAAACCATAAAG GATAATAAATATGAGGGACTACCAATGATGACAGCAGACAGAACCTATTCATTTGAG aaTCTCCCTGGCGCCGTATTTGACGAAAAAGAATTGGTTGTGTCTAAGATCCAG GGAAAAGCGAGACTTCGAAGACCTAAGACAGCCCCAGCTAATCGAAGAGAACCTTCGATAAGACATTTTCCACCGGTTGCATTTTGGACACCAGTCAACATAAAACAGGGCGAGATTTATCAAATTAATCGTAAGCTTCCGGACTTGAAGCTGCATATGCAATCATGCATCGAGGCAAGAAAGGTCCAG GGTAGACGCTTAAAACCGCTGAAAGTGCCACATACAAGTAGATACAAGAACCTTGGG CAGGACAAGGCCAGAACAATGAGACCAAAGACTGCACCTTCTGCTCGGGAACGAAAACCGTATTTACCACCGGTGTCATTTTGGACTTCATTTGATATCCAGAGAAAGGATATAGGCAAGATAAACCATGATCTACCCAATTTGCAGGAATGTGCCAAAGCTCGCCCAAAATCACGAAGGAGCAag AGAAAACGAAAAGCCAGAAAGACAACATCGGGGGAAGAACAAAag ATTGAAGATGGTGTGAAGGCTACGCTTGCAAACTTGGTCGACCAAGTTGTGATGATGGAAGAA ATCATAAGTGACGTGTCTGAGGTCATGAATTCCATGTTGGATGAAATCACTCAAGATGAAGATATTCGTGATATATTGGAAAGTCCCGTTGATTTCTA G
- the LOC120332640 gene encoding uncharacterized protein LOC120332640 isoform X2 produces MPTIMSRTERNSCDEEGGEKSEEVNSGELKKKKKKKEYKLCNWIRGAFLLCFGCFWGSKDDSDSTSVHNFGDADKTGGDDISLASTNSLQFLHGKKRKTKKTIKDNKYEGLPMMTADRTYSFENLPGAVFDEKELVVSKIQGKARLRRPKTAPANRREPSIRHFPPVAFWTPVNIKQGEIYQINRKLPDLKLHMQSCIEARKVQGRRLKPLKVPHTSRYKNLGDKARTMRPKTAPSARERKPYLPPVSFWTSFDIQRKDIGKINHDLPNLQECAKARPKSRRSKRKRKARKTTSGEEQKIEDGVKATLANLVDQVVMMEEIISDVSEVMNSMLDEITQDEDIRDILESPVDF; encoded by the exons aaaaaagaaTACAAACTTTGCAATTGGATACGTGGAGCATTCTTG CTTTGCTTTGGTTGCTTTTGGGGGTCAAAAGATGATTCTGATTCTACATCGGTTCATAACTTCGGGGACGCGGACAAAACTGGAGGGGATGAT attAGCCTTGCATCGACAAATTCTTTGCAATTTCTTCATGGCAAGAAGAGAAAAACAAAGAAAACCATAAAG GATAATAAATATGAGGGACTACCAATGATGACAGCAGACAGAACCTATTCATTTGAG aaTCTCCCTGGCGCCGTATTTGACGAAAAAGAATTGGTTGTGTCTAAGATCCAG GGAAAAGCGAGACTTCGAAGACCTAAGACAGCCCCAGCTAATCGAAGAGAACCTTCGATAAGACATTTTCCACCGGTTGCATTTTGGACACCAGTCAACATAAAACAGGGCGAGATTTATCAAATTAATCGTAAGCTTCCGGACTTGAAGCTGCATATGCAATCATGCATCGAGGCAAGAAAGGTCCAG GGTAGACGCTTAAAACCGCTGAAAGTGCCACATACAAGTAGATACAAGAACCTTGGG GACAAGGCCAGAACAATGAGACCAAAGACTGCACCTTCTGCTCGGGAACGAAAACCGTATTTACCACCGGTGTCATTTTGGACTTCATTTGATATCCAGAGAAAGGATATAGGCAAGATAAACCATGATCTACCCAATTTGCAGGAATGTGCCAAAGCTCGCCCAAAATCACGAAGGAGCAag AGAAAACGAAAAGCCAGAAAGACAACATCGGGGGAAGAACAAAag ATTGAAGATGGTGTGAAGGCTACGCTTGCAAACTTGGTCGACCAAGTTGTGATGATGGAAGAA ATCATAAGTGACGTGTCTGAGGTCATGAATTCCATGTTGGATGAAATCACTCAAGATGAAGATATTCGTGATATATTGGAAAGTCCCGTTGATTTCTA G